The genomic stretch aatgaaattattattctatggcattttttagatgacatattatactctgatgttttcttgaattacatactattttgacaatatactgcactatgacattttttgaaccacatatcatacatgacaattttaggcaacatcctatcattttgcgctttttgaaccacaaaataatctatgttttgttttgttttttcttgccaacatgctgtactatgaactacaggccatactatgttattcttgagtaaagcatactatactttgatgttttctgaactacatcctatactatggcgttatacacagagtgctttggttacatgttgatttataatctcgatttttttctgttttgttttttgacgggattaccacagacctgaccgtgaacactgtcgacacccacctgagggagacgctgcctaagatctcaaggctacttggtcgtggtctttctggcacgtactcttccaagatgagccgggaagtttaacactgatggaatgacaccaggtctaagccgacaaacttccacttcctcctcaacccatagtctctgggaaacctacatggagtaagaaaagtagacagagaagtaattaagtctgtagacaacatattaaaaagaaatcatgttaataaattaagtacaaagaaccgaattcgccaatatactggagaccagagctatttaatttgataagtataaccttgtttagtaacatttcaattatttgagagcagtcctaaagaactgcctgtaatcccaatcataaaatgggtttggaggaagaacatagatggtaatctggatatacagaAGTTAGGCTTTATGACTACTATTGgttgtattggtggtagtaatagcaatgtgactactactagtagcaGTGGTAgtactaactactgctgctgatactggcactgctactacaacttgtaatactattacaaatgctgatactacttctacgactctaacagctgtttatactactactgctgcttgtacttttagtattactactactgcttgtacaactatactgcagctactattaatcgtctggtatttggttgtcaagctgctagctcgccttagcgttttgctagtggctaactagttagctctcatagactggaagctctcaacaagatttcataatgaaaaaagagccaaaaagtattcttacctatgaaaagtcattccaagtttccttgtctcaatcgtacgacgcagtgtgtaattgtatgcagcacagtgagacggcatacttgttgtttccgttttcacgccgtctacatcaagggaatgcactgaaactttgcccccactagcttcgcctcgctgtagcacgcagctcaaaggggcgtgtcctatctactcattcatatctatgagaacaacgatggctgcacataaggacgcctgacgttaattagctgcgtaaataccattatatacagtctatggtaaatacgtatgtgaatcgcatcattggctgcagcagccagtcaccagtcactcactgactcacattgaaaaatagcacagaatgaattgttacgtgtttattttatttacaatttaggttggattttttttttcgtgtgcagcagattttctgtgcgcggagaccgtgtcagcagtgcgcaattgcgcacgcgcgcagcttagagggaacagtggtcccatggatttcaaaagtccctcaattatatattgatccatCTGATCTAATACACAACTGTCAGATACACTCATTATGTCTTCATGGTCTGCTGGCTgtctgtaaatgggaaacaaagtgGCTCAGACTGATCCACACAACATTATTCCAGTGTTTCCTTGTGCCTTGGATGGGATAAGAAGGCGATAGGAACAAGTGGGATGGTAAATCTGGTACGTGCTATTTAAATATGCTAACTGGCTAAACATCAGCCACCTTTCTCAGAATCgcagactccacctttaatTTTGAAACACTTTACTGTTCCCCAGCAAGTTGCTAACTTGGTTTACCGTTTGGTTCTAGGCCCACTAAATCAAACTGTGAATTTGCATTGAGCAAAAACAATGGCAGATTTCAACACAGTATGACATCTGAAGTGAAAAATCAGAAGCTTTTATTGACTTAAAGCAAAAAGCAGACTCATTGTAATGAAAAATACATAGCAAAAAAAGTAAATAGTTTACAATACTGAAACGACAACACCATTAAACCAAACATTTGCCTGGAACTGTACTGTACCTTCCTGTCCATTATCACATAAAATTCACTCAGACAATGCCATTTTAGgctcatttaaaatttattttcccCACTAGTTGGTAGCATACTGTCACCTTCTGTATAAAATATGGCTGGAAGGTGGTGTAACATTGCAGCAACTAGAAGCAGAACAGAATCAGTGTTACAGCTTGTAGCCTTGTCTAATTATATCCAGAACCAcagacatacattttttttgttattatttactTAGCATTATTACTTAATTTGTAAACCtaacactgaatgaaaaaatCCTGGACCACTTGATGTAAAATTAGCAGCCAGTTGTATCACATACCTTTCTTAAGTGACCTACTTTTCATTTCTCTCTTGGCAGAAAGagatttattctttatttcctGTAATTACCAAATCCCATAACTCAACCAACCAAATTCCTTCTTGAACCTTTCGTCTTTTAAGAagcatagagaaaaaaaaagaactaaaagaTGGACCATTaaagaaaagtgacaaaagataTGACTCTCATTATTActgtacaataaaaataatttgctATACTGACCATGCTTGAGACCAGTCAAGCATTAttgtaaaacattatttttatacaaTGGTCATACTTAGTTGTTATTTGAGCACCAAACTTCGGTTAAGAACAGACTGTACACTTACAATTCTGTAAATCATTGCACAAATCACTGTAGAGCTTCAATTTGTTTGGTCAGATGTGCTCTGCAATTCACATTTTACAAATTAATTTACTGTGTGAGATAACATAAGTAAATATGATGTTAAAATATGTAGAGACATAGAGCTTCTGCTCGCCTTCTCAGTTTGGATAGTCTAGCCTTATCTTTACTTATTGTGGATTGAGGTGGATATTTCTGATAtagtgataaaaaataaaaacatggcaaataaATTGGCttgtaaaacaatgaaattaaaatgcacTGTGGCATTCTCCCCCTTTCCTTCAGTGTGTGCAAACCTTAAACTTACCTCAACTGACTTGACTAGAAGTGCACATCTGATACAAGTGACTGCAACATTAATTCTGCAGTCATTGAAGAAAAAGCGTTATGATAGCAGGAAAAAACTAATATGCATATTTCTAGTATAACAAACATCTTTTCTGCTTGACAAAGACATATCTTGTAGTATCGGCTAAAAGCACTTGAAAAGCCCAGATGTAGTCAATGAACTCCCCCAGTGAGTTCATGTGCAGTTTCTATCTAaggggtttgtttgttttgtctacTGCTGGGAACGGCTGGCAGGATTTGAACATCTAGTCTATACTCCTGTGATGTAGAGTCTTGATTTTTAGTCAAACGATTTCAAGATTCCGACAAGGACTATGTCTACAGTTGCATACAGTTTATTAAGCACTGAAGCAATTTGCATATAATATTGAGGCACTATATCATAAAAGGCAAGGGTGTAGATATATTTACTGCTTTTCTAGTGTCTCGCCTGAGTAATGGCACCACTGACACAGACTGTGACTAGCATATGGCAACTAAAGACAGTAACGTTTTACCTAAGATTTCATACAATATctagattaaaaacaaaaataggtAAACATCACAAAACCCAACAAGGTCATGTGTTATTGCTGGTTCAGTTGGTAGGTAGAATATTTTtatcaaaatgaaacataacaaaatgtgtcaataaaaaaaggtacctataaataaaacaatgctAAGTAGCAcgaaaatagtgatttttttttcatttaaatccttagtttacttgttttttttatatttgagaGCACGTTGGCTACTTAAGGTTTCTTGCTCAGGTAATTCGAGGGGATCCAGCCCTCGACTTCTTCTCCTACATTTTTACAGAACCACCAgccattgctgtttttttccaggACCTCAAACACTGTACCCACCTTGAAGCTGGATGTTTGATCATCCCCTTCAAAGTCTGCGACAGCTAGATACAGCTCATCCTTAGTGGGCTCCTTGAGTAAAGGTGGAAGCTTGTCCCTGGGCGGTCCAGGCTTCTCACTCTTCAACTGGGGCTTGGGAGGAATCGGGACTTTATTTACTTTgggctcttctttctctttgtttggAGGTGGCTGAACAAACCCTTTGGGTTTCGGGGGAGGGGGTCTGCTGAGTGGTGGTGGTCCGACCTTGGCAACATCCTGGGTTTCCTTTAGAGCAGGTGGAGGTTTGGTTTCAGTTGGGCTTGATGGGTCAGTTTTCTTTGGAGGTGGAGGTCTCCTTGGAGCCATGGCAGGAGGTCTCTGAGGAGGTTCCTTGTGGGGGGGAACTGCTGGTTTTGCAGGTGGTGATGAGCTGTCCTGGCTATGACCATTAATGTGTTTTGGGGGGAGTTTTGGCTCATCAGAGTACTTACCATTATTGAGAGTAGGGATATGAATCGGGGGAGAGCTTGGAGGGGAACTTGGGTGAGAACTATTTACTGCTGCTGAGTTGTCATTCTGGTGGTTCACCTCTGCTGAAGCAGAGCCAGCATCTGCTGGTTTTGATGGCCTCAACTTGCTTCTCAGGTTGGTAATGTCAAGTTTGTTCTCTGCTGGGGGATCTGGCTTGGCAGCAGGCACAGGTTTAGGTCTGATCACTGGCTTGGGCTTCATCAACACTGCTGGGCCCGGTGCCTCTGGTTTCTCTTCCTGTACCTCTGACTTGGGTTTTGGTGGCTGTTTCGGTACAGGTTTCAGATTAAACTTCTTCACCTCTTTGGCAGAGACCTTGTGGCCACATTCAAGACCCATCTCATTCCGAAGGTGAAGAGCTTTGCTCTTATCTTCTTTCTTGGTATCTGAAGGTTTGTCAGGTTTGAAGGGGGTTGCCTTGGGTGTAACCAGTGGCATGATGACCCCAGGAGCTGGGGGTTTTGGGGGCAAAGGCTTGGAATTATCAGATCTTGGTTTCTCTGCCACTTCCAATTCAAAGCTCTTATTGATGGACTCCCTTCGAGGAGGCAGAGCTGGTTTCTCCTCAACAGGAGGGGCAGCTGGGGCTGGGGGCAAAGGCCCAGAGAAGGAAGAGGCCCCCTTACTGGCACTGGACTTCCAATCTCTCAGCTTAGGCCGAGCACAAGACTCAGGAGCTGTGGTTGGCTCATCTGGTAAAGGTTTAGACCAACTGTCATCTGAAACATTGGATGAACCATCATTTTCCAGCCTCAGCTTCTCCATCTCATTGGGCAGCGGGGCAAGGAAATTGGGTCGCAGAGCATTACTGGTCTTCTTGTACTTGTCTATAAATGTGGCAGGTGCCCAGCCTTCTTTTTCGTCTATCTGGATGTACCACCAACCACTTGCATTCTTCTCTATCACctagagggttaaaaaaatatgGTAACTTGaggttgaaaagaaaaaaacaaaacaaggaatagATAACATTTACATACCTTTATTCAAaccatattttcatgttttatgatAATACAATTTTAGGGAGTCCTGACCCACCTCGACTTTGATTCCAGCTTGGAAGCTAATGCCATCAGGGATGGTGGTCTGAAAGTCGGCGATGGTGTAGAACTCTTCCTCAACCTGAGGAGGAATGGGTGGCTTGGGTAGGTTTGTACCTCGTGGCTGAGGgaggtgaaaaaaataaacacatgttAAGTAGCTGAAAACATTTTCCATATGAGAAACtaagaccaaaactgtaaaagacaGAATCATCTTACAATGGTTAGATCTCTGCGTGGAGGAGGTCTGTGTCGTGATCCTACTTCTGTGGCGGGAAAAGATGTAGAAGTAATGCTTACATATTTGTGAGACTAAATCCCAATCTGCATATTTTGTTGAGTTCACTTACTGCTTTTGTTGTtatcagagaaaaatgagaGCCTGTTTTCTTTCTGGCTGTTGTCTCGGTTCTCTTTAGCTGCGTTGTTTTGCTGGTTTTGTTTGGAGAACCCGTCTAGGTCATTCGTACTGGCATGAGCAGAAGCACCCGCTGACTGCTTCTGGCCCTGAATGTCGGTCTTCTTTAGGTAGGAGGCTGGGGCCCAGCCCTCACGGCCCTGGTACCTGAATGGAGGAAAGATGTGCACTTAAATAGCTTTAGTTTAAGTAATTTGACTCTGGGAAGGCCATTCTGAAACCTTGAAGCAcatgcactaccattcaaaagtttggggtcacccagacaatttcatgttttgcataaaaactcacacctttattcatgtgctaacataactgcacaagggtgttctaatcattaattagcctttcaacaccattagctaacacaatgtagcattagaacacaggagtgatggttgctggatatgttcctctgtacctctatggagataccccattaaaaatcagccttttccagctagaatagtcatttaccacattgacaatgtttagactgtatttctgattcatttaaagttatcttcattgaaaaaaaatgtttttctttcaaaaataaggacatttctaagtgaccccaaacttttgaacggtagtgtacactCCTATTTTATTCTGTCTAGTTGTCTACACTGGTGGCACAGCTTGAGTTGTACTCAGACTATACACCTGTAAACATGAGCCAAAGCACATTTTTCTATTGAAAGACTGTTTTCTTGCATCTTAACTGCTTTgaatttaattaacatttaatgtTAATACAGATGGAGCACGAGAGCTGCGTAAGACTTAGATTTTCTCCTAGATCATTGTCCTTGTGAAAGATCTACTTGCTTGTtgctttaatcattttttttgactgatttaagTTTGCATTCAAATTCCTCCATATGTTTCAGCCTTTCCATAAATAACATACCGACTTTTATGCTTTGTTCTGCCCTTAGTGTAGTCTCAGAATTCTCAATACAAACTTTCTTCCATTAGCTCTATTTGGGTTAACTAAGgaatacagaaaaataacacgTCCTTAAAATCTGCCATCTTTCTGCACATGTTCTTATGGAAATTTATTTAGGTGCAAATTCCAGGACTGAAtatatatacaccgatcagccacaatgttatgaccactgacaggtgaagtgaataacatcaatcaTCTTGTCATAATGATGACACATACAGATCTGACTTACCTTATCTTCCACCAGCCTTCCAAATTCCTCTGAATAACCTCCACAATCATGCCTCTCTCCAGGTCGATCTCATCCTGGTCCCTGGCGGAGTACGGGTAAATCACTGAATACTTCTCTTCTGGagttggaaaaagaaaacagtgttaAATGTAAGACAATGTCTGTTTTGAAGATCATGTGTGTATGTTCACAAATAGGGTAGCACAAAGAAACACTAATGTAGGGTCATAGCCGGGGAGGCAAAGCACagtgacatatttaattaaaattgccATTAATGTTTCAGAGGTAAATTTGCAAGCTGTTGCTGTCCTGAagtccaaacaaaaacaaacaacattattattgttgatATGCACTAAAAACGTCAACAACCTTATGAAAAAGTTCAAAAACCTCCCTCCATGATCGTCTTCTTATGTGATTTAGGATGAAATCTTGAGTTTCTACAGACACATACTAACTTATTTAACAAGGCAAGGCTTGAGCAGCATCTTGTGGAGTAAGAAGACATAAGATACAAATGTgcgacacaaaacacacagacatccTACACATAAACTGACAGAACAAACTCGTTACTGCACAAGAAATTCAGTCATTTctacatttcagactttttttttcaatatttctattattttattctacagACATTCTATGTAATGCTACTGAGAGTGAACAATCAAGTGTTTATTAATGATGGTTAATtgaaatgtacttattttatATTGTTCTTCAACACAAATTCACATCCATATTTCATGCGAGGATTTAATTTACATGCTTGGGTCACTCGTGCAACATACATTTCATGCATACACAtggacaaacatgcacacacgcgcacacacagtATAGGGGGAAAAGAAAGACGTGCGCTCCACCTTGCCCAAAGCCTGTGCTGAATAGATCCCCTAAAGTTCTGCGACGACCCACGTGCCTTGGCAGTGACCAGAACCTCCGAGGCACTGACATTCCAGCACAGTAATTGGGGCAAAATAGGAAGTGAACATTACATATGCCATCTGGAGGATGTTTTCATCCCAAATGAAAGCATTTTCAGTAGTGATGGACGCAATAGTACTAGCTTGTGATTGTTCATCCACTAATGAATAACCCGTCAAGGTGTGTGCAAATTCTATTTTTCTAATCATAGTATTTCAGCTTTAATCTGTTCTAGTTTGTACTATTCCTTTCTGTTGGGATCCTTTTCCAGTCTCAAACCAGTGTGCTGTCATTACCCGCAAGTCAGTGATTGTACTGCACCAGAAGCAGCTTGGAACTTGTTCTTTTAATATGCTATagaccagtgtttctcaactggtgCGTCGCGACCCACTTTTGGGTCGCGGGGCCGTTTTTGGTGGGTCgcgagcctttttctaaaaagagagaaaaataaagataatccaatttagtcattgtagttcccctccgcacccgcagggggtcgtcgtgtcagcagcgaccggtgaggacactcgtattactgtagaagaaactgcatgttttcatagcaacagcagcatggctaaacgcaagtacgacagcgagtacgttaaatatggattttcctacatcgaagacaaaggagtccaaaagcacgcatctgaataaacttttcgagcggtttagcgactactttcccgataaacaacccgaggacgactgggtgcgcgacccgtttggaataaacatggaaagcatcacgttgcctagcagcgatgaatgtcaactggtggagctatcatgtgaccgcactctcagaaagaaattcacagaggtaagcctttcccagttctggtgcaacgatgtgatgagagagtatccctccattgctagtcgagctgtaaaaatcctcctaccattcagcaccacatacctctgtgaatgtggcttctcagctcttgttcagctgaaaacaaaatactgaaataaactgaacattgagcatgacctcagagttgctttatcatgcatacagccagattttgagactcttgtaaaggccaaaaagcatcctcagctaagccattagaacttcatgtagttctgcagtacttttattgtgacttgtgacttttgtttattttgcacactattttttttccccaaatattggctttcaaatatagttaagccctttgaaaatgttttattgtgtttacattttgagattgatcagaacattaagcatttcttcactttaataatttgttgaatgcacttcatcagttttcatgttttggactcttttgcacatatttctatacatagtttctccagctacaacagcaatgttgcagacttgtgcagtattatgagaagctactggttttgttgaattgcactttttttgtagaaaaaaaatgcacttttatatatcctgagaactacttgaggctattgttctacttgtttcaaagtcctcagtacttgacttagtattgctgcttgattttgagttgttgtgaagtacttgagttcaggtttaaaagttttgtcttcgaacgctcaatcaataaattgttgatttttggagaaatattgtttgggtcacgacttgtcatttcagttttatggtgggtcccaggcccagaccagttgagaaccactgctaTAGACCACAGATCAGGGGTAATTCTGAGCCCTGAGTTAGGTCTGGCACTGTTTAATTTAATCTTACTCATTAGTAGGACATTTGGAAAAACCGATGCCAATTAACAGCTTGACCATGTCTTATTATGCATTTACTCGACTACCAATATATAGGTTAGTACTGTATTTCTATAAATTTGTGATAATGTCCATGAATGTGGATGTTAAAAGAGTCCAACAAGGACAGAACTCCATGTCAGCTGAGTGTCGACTTTTAAACCACACACCTCTC from Amphiprion ocellaris isolate individual 3 ecotype Okinawa chromosome 14, ASM2253959v1, whole genome shotgun sequence encodes the following:
- the sh3pxd2b gene encoding SH3 and PX domain-containing protein 2B isoform X2 produces the protein MPRRTVHEVTVQDVQKRRNPNKHYVYIIKVSWSDGSTEIIYRRYSKFFDLQMELLDKFPVEGGQKDPKRRIIPFLPGKILFRRSHIRDVAMKRLRPINEYCRALIQLPVYISQCEEVRVFFETRPEDLNPPKDEPIGKKKSGDSTSADPLLLDQYVAVTDYEKQESSEISLHVGQVVEVIEKNESGWWFVSSEDAQGWVPATCLEAQDDPDDFTIPGEEVPRRFWSLPRHVGRRRTLGDLFSTGFGQEEKYSVIYPYSARDQDEIDLERGMIVEVIQRNLEGWWKIRYQGREGWAPASYLKKTDIQGQKQSAGASAHASTNDLDGFSKQNQQNNAAKENRDNSQKENRLSFFSDNNKSKVGSRHRPPPRRDLTIPRGTNLPKPPIPPQVEEEFYTIADFQTTIPDGISFQAGIKVEVIEKNASGWWYIQIDEKEGWAPATFIDKYKKTSNALRPNFLAPLPNEMEKLRLENDGSSNVSDDSWSKPLPDEPTTAPESCARPKLRDWKSSASKGASSFSGPLPPAPAAPPVEEKPALPPRRESINKSFELEVAEKPRSDNSKPLPPKPPAPGVIMPLVTPKATPFKPDKPSDTKKEDKSKALHLRNEMGLECGHKVSAKEVKKFNLKPVPKQPPKPKSEVQEEKPEAPGPAVLMKPKPVIRPKPVPAAKPDPPAENKLDITNLRSKLRPSKPADAGSASAEVNHQNDNSAAVNSSHPSSPPSSPPIHIPTLNNGKYSDEPKLPPKHINGHSQDSSSPPAKPAVPPHKEPPQRPPAMAPRRPPPPKKTDPSSPTETKPPPALKETQDVAKVGPPPLSRPPPPKPKGFVQPPPNKEKEEPKVNKVPIPPKPQLKSEKPGPPRDKLPPLLKEPTKDELYLAVADFEGDDQTSSFKVGTVFEVLEKNSNGWWFCKNVGEEVEGWIPSNYLSKKP
- the sh3pxd2b gene encoding SH3 and PX domain-containing protein 2B isoform X4 codes for the protein MPRRTVHEVTVQDVQKRRNPNKHYVYIIKVSWSDGSTEIIYRRYSKFFDLQMELLDKFPVEGGQKDPKRRIIPFLPGKILFRRSHIRDVAMKRLRPINEYCRALIQLPVYISQCEEVRVFFETRPEDLNPPKDEPIGKKKSGDSTSADPLLLDQYVAVTDYEKQESSEISLHVGQVVEVIEKNESGWWFVSSEDAQGWVPATCLEAQDDPDDFTIPGEEEEKYSVIYPYSARDQDEIDLERGMIVEVIQRNLEGWWKIRYQGREGWAPASYLKKTDIQGQKQSAGASAHASTNDLDGFSKQNQQNNAAKENRDNSQKENRLSFFSDNNKSKVGSRHRPPPRRDLTIPRGTNLPKPPIPPQVEEEFYTIADFQTTIPDGISFQAGIKVEVIEKNASGWWYIQIDEKEGWAPATFIDKYKKTSNALRPNFLAPLPNEMEKLRLENDGSSNVSDDSWSKPLPDEPTTAPESCARPKLRDWKSSASKGASSFSGPLPPAPAAPPVEEKPALPPRRESINKSFELEVAEKPRSDNSKPLPPKPPAPGVIMPLVTPKATPFKPDKPSDTKKEDKSKALHLRNEMGLECGHKVSAKEVKKFNLKPVPKQPPKPKSEVQEEKPEAPGPAVLMKPKPVIRPKPVPAAKPDPPAENKLDITNLRSKLRPSKPADAGSASAEVNHQNDNSAAVNSSHPSSPPSSPPIHIPTLNNGKYSDEPKLPPKHINGHSQDSSSPPAKPAVPPHKEPPQRPPAMAPRRPPPPKKTDPSSPTETKPPPALKETQDVAKVGPPPLSRPPPPKPKGFVQPPPNKEKEEPKVNKVPIPPKPQLKSEKPGPPRDKLPPLLKEPTKDELYLAVADFEGDDQTSSFKVGTVFEVLEKNSNGWWFCKNVGEEVEGWIPSNYLSKKP
- the sh3pxd2b gene encoding SH3 and PX domain-containing protein 2B isoform X3, whose translation is MPRRTVHEVTVQDVQKRRNPNKHYVYIIKVSWSDGSTEIIYRRYSKFFDLQMELLDKFPVEGGQKDPKRRIIPFLPGKILFRRSHIRDVAMKRLRPINEYCRALIQLPVYISQCEEVRVFFETRPEDLNPPKDEPIGKKKSGFVERATTFLKRGDSTSADPLLLDQYVAVTDYEKQESSEISLHVGQVVEVIEKNESGWWFVSSEDAQGWVPATCLEAQDDPDDFTIPGEEEEKYSVIYPYSARDQDEIDLERGMIVEVIQRNLEGWWKIRYQGREGWAPASYLKKTDIQGQKQSAGASAHASTNDLDGFSKQNQQNNAAKENRDNSQKENRLSFFSDNNKSKVGSRHRPPPRRDLTIPRGTNLPKPPIPPQVEEEFYTIADFQTTIPDGISFQAGIKVEVIEKNASGWWYIQIDEKEGWAPATFIDKYKKTSNALRPNFLAPLPNEMEKLRLENDGSSNVSDDSWSKPLPDEPTTAPESCARPKLRDWKSSASKGASSFSGPLPPAPAAPPVEEKPALPPRRESINKSFELEVAEKPRSDNSKPLPPKPPAPGVIMPLVTPKATPFKPDKPSDTKKEDKSKALHLRNEMGLECGHKVSAKEVKKFNLKPVPKQPPKPKSEVQEEKPEAPGPAVLMKPKPVIRPKPVPAAKPDPPAENKLDITNLRSKLRPSKPADAGSASAEVNHQNDNSAAVNSSHPSSPPSSPPIHIPTLNNGKYSDEPKLPPKHINGHSQDSSSPPAKPAVPPHKEPPQRPPAMAPRRPPPPKKTDPSSPTETKPPPALKETQDVAKVGPPPLSRPPPPKPKGFVQPPPNKEKEEPKVNKVPIPPKPQLKSEKPGPPRDKLPPLLKEPTKDELYLAVADFEGDDQTSSFKVGTVFEVLEKNSNGWWFCKNVGEEVEGWIPSNYLSKKP
- the sh3pxd2b gene encoding SH3 and PX domain-containing protein 2B isoform X1, with the translated sequence MPRRTVHEVTVQDVQKRRNPNKHYVYIIKVSWSDGSTEIIYRRYSKFFDLQMELLDKFPVEGGQKDPKRRIIPFLPGKILFRRSHIRDVAMKRLRPINEYCRALIQLPVYISQCEEVRVFFETRPEDLNPPKDEPIGKKKSGFVERATTFLKRGDSTSADPLLLDQYVAVTDYEKQESSEISLHVGQVVEVIEKNESGWWFVSSEDAQGWVPATCLEAQDDPDDFTIPGEEVPRRFWSLPRHVGRRRTLGDLFSTGFGQEEKYSVIYPYSARDQDEIDLERGMIVEVIQRNLEGWWKIRYQGREGWAPASYLKKTDIQGQKQSAGASAHASTNDLDGFSKQNQQNNAAKENRDNSQKENRLSFFSDNNKSKVGSRHRPPPRRDLTIPRGTNLPKPPIPPQVEEEFYTIADFQTTIPDGISFQAGIKVEVIEKNASGWWYIQIDEKEGWAPATFIDKYKKTSNALRPNFLAPLPNEMEKLRLENDGSSNVSDDSWSKPLPDEPTTAPESCARPKLRDWKSSASKGASSFSGPLPPAPAAPPVEEKPALPPRRESINKSFELEVAEKPRSDNSKPLPPKPPAPGVIMPLVTPKATPFKPDKPSDTKKEDKSKALHLRNEMGLECGHKVSAKEVKKFNLKPVPKQPPKPKSEVQEEKPEAPGPAVLMKPKPVIRPKPVPAAKPDPPAENKLDITNLRSKLRPSKPADAGSASAEVNHQNDNSAAVNSSHPSSPPSSPPIHIPTLNNGKYSDEPKLPPKHINGHSQDSSSPPAKPAVPPHKEPPQRPPAMAPRRPPPPKKTDPSSPTETKPPPALKETQDVAKVGPPPLSRPPPPKPKGFVQPPPNKEKEEPKVNKVPIPPKPQLKSEKPGPPRDKLPPLLKEPTKDELYLAVADFEGDDQTSSFKVGTVFEVLEKNSNGWWFCKNVGEEVEGWIPSNYLSKKP